TCTGAAAGGAAAGTCAAACAGCATTGAGTGGAATATATCTACTGGTATTGCTAATGTGTATGCTCTTCGTTTTAATTATATGAATGCAGGCAAGGAACCAATGAAAGTACGTATTCAGTTGATTGCTGCTGATGGAACAATTCTGAAGAATGATGAAATAACATTCCCTGTTGCTACTGAGAAATGGAAAGCATTGAGTACCACTACAGGTAGTTTTATCAATGCTGGTCATTACAAAGTGCGTGTTATGGCCGACAATATGGAAGGCCTCTGTTTTGATGCACTGGATGTGCAATAATTAATGCTTTACCAAAAATGAAAAAGCAAATTGTTACTATATTATTAGGTTTGAGTACTCTTCTTCCGGTTGCTGCGCAAACGCACGACTGGGAGAATCAGCATGTGTTGCAGATTAATCGTGAGCCAGCTCATGCTTCATACATTCCTTTTCTGAAAGAGAAGAATGACCGCATGCTTTCACTGGATGGTACATGGAAATTCAATTGGGTGTCTACCCCCGATCAGCGTCCGGTTAACTTTTATGAGCCAAACTTTGATGATTCAAAGTGGGTGAACTTTCCCGTGCCTGCCAATTGGGAGATGCATGGATACGGAACACCTATTTATGTAAGTGCCGGATATCCATTTAAGATAAATCCTCCTTTCGTAATGGGAGAACCAAAAGCTACTTATACTACTTATAAGGAACGTAATCCGGTTGGTTCCTATCGCCGCTCATTTAACTTACCGTCGGGATGGAATGGTAAAGAGGTATTCCTTCATTTTGATGGAGTGCAGAGTGCTTTTTATGTATGGGTAAATGGAAAGAAAGTAGGGTACAGTCAGGGAAGCATGGAACCTTCTGAGTTCAACATTACTCCTTATCTTAAAGAAGGAGAGAATAAGTTGGCTATTGAAGTGTACCGTTATTGCGACGGAAGCTATCTGGAAGATCAGGATATGTGGCGTTTTAGTGGAATACAGCGTTCTGTTTATTTGTATTCTACCGAGAATATTCGTATCCGTGACTTTGCAGTACGCACTATTCTGGATGCTGATTATAAGAATGCTTCTTTGCAGATTGAACCTAAACTGGCTGTTTACAACGGACAAAGAGGAGAGGGATATACCATTCAGGCACAGTTGTATGACGAAACTGGAAAACCAGTGTTACCGTCTGTTTTGAAGCAAGATGCTGTTCCGGTACTGAATCTCGATTATAAAGCCGATATAATGAACGACCGCAATCCTCAACGAGGGGTGAGAAAATTTGCCTGGTTGCAGGCTCAGGTTACTAATCCTAAAAAGTGGACAGCTGAAACTCCTAATCTGTATACTTTGCAACTGACACTGAATAATGCCAATAATGAGGTGGTGGAACAGATTACTACCAAGATAGGATTCAGAAGTCTGGAGATAAAGAACGGACAATTCCTTGTTAACGGCAAACCTATCCGTTTAAGGGGGGTGAATCGTCACGAACACGATCCTTACACCGGAAAAGTAATGAGTGAGGAACGCATGTTGCAGGATATTCTTCTGATGAAGAAAGCAAATATCAATGCGGTGCGTACATGCCATTATCCTAATAATCCACGTTGGTACGAGTTGTGTGATCAGTATGGTATTTATGTAATGGATGAGGCTGATATAGAAGAACACGGAGTTCGTGGAGCATTGGCTAGTGATCCGGAATGGACTGCTGCTTTTTTAGACAGGGCAAGCCGCATGGCGATACGTGATCGCAACCATGCCTCTGTAATATTCTGGTCAATGGGTAACGAAGCCGGATATGGTTTTAACTTTGCTGCAATATCTGCCTGGTTAAAAGATTTTGATCCTACTCGTTTCATTCATTATGAAGGAGCACAAGGGGTAGATAAAGATCCCGAAACAGTAGATGTGATCAGCCGTTTTTATCCACGACTTCAGCAGGAATATCTTAATCCAAATACTCCTGAAGGACAGGATAAGGAAAGACCGGAGAACGCACGTTGGGAGCGTTTGCTTACAATAGCTCAGAAAACGAATGATAACCGTCCGATAATGACCAGCGAATATGCTCATGCCATGGGGAATGCTCTTGGTAATTTCAAAGAATACTGGGATGAAATGTACAGTAATTCCAGACTTCTTGGTGGATTTATCTGGGAATGGGCTGATCAGGGAATCTTTAAGAAACGTTCAGACGGTAAAACAATGGTGGCTTACGGTGGAGATTTTGGAGATGCTCCTAATCTGAAGACTTTCTGTCTGAAAGGAATTGTTTCTTCAGACAGAGGTATCACACCGAAATATCTGGAAGTAAAGAAGGTATATCAACCTATTAATATTGAATGGCAAGATAGCTCTGCTTTAAAGCTGAAGATTACCAACAGACATCACCATTCCGACTTGTCGGCTTACCGAATGTTGTGTACAATCACTGCTAATGGCAAGGAAGTTGAACGTTCCGAAGTAGTAGTTCCAGTTATTGAACCGGGAGAGTCTGCCACTGTTCAGCTAAAGACAAAGAAAGCATTGCCAGCTAAAGGTGATATTCGTCTGAAAGTAAGTTTTGTGCTGAAGAATGATTGCTCATGGGCTAAAGCCGGATATGAAGTAGCATGGGAACAACTGTGCATCAGAAACGGTTTTGCGGATAATACCAGCGTAGCAGCAACTTCAGGCAATAAGTCGGATGCTCTTCAAACTACAACGAATGGAGATCTGCTATTTGTAAAAGGGAAGAACTTTTCCATGCAATGGAATCTGAAAGAAGGAAGTCTGAAGTCTTTGGTATACGGCAAACAGGAAATGTTGTCCAATCCGAAAGATATGCCTGCTCAACCAATCTTCCAGGCATTTCGTGCACCGGTGGACAATGACAAGAGCTTTGGTAACTGGTTGGCAAAGGACTGGAAGAACAATGGAATGGATACACCAAAATACACTGTAGAATCTGCAGACTGGAAACAGAATGAGGAAGGTAATATCGTTATTAATACAGTGATTCGTAGTTCTTATATAAAAGGAAGTATCGTTTCACGCGCTCTGTTTACTGTAAAGAAGGATGGAAGTATTGATGTGGAATATCATTTCTTACCACAAGGTGAGCTTCCCGAACTTCCTCGTCTGGGAATAGCGATGGTCTTTAATAAGGACCTGGAACAATTCTCATGGTATGGATACGGACCGCAGGAAAGCTATTCTGATAGAAAAGCTTCGGCTCAGGTTGGCTTATGGCATTCAACCGTAACAGAACAGCTGTTCGATTATCCTGTTCCACAGGAAAGCGGAAACAAAGAAGAAGTTCAGTTACTGACTCTGACCAATGCAAAAGGAAAGGGAATAACTGTTACTGCTCTAGGAAAACCTTTCTCCGCTTCGGCACTACATTATTCAGCCCAGGATTTATACCAGACGGCTCACAGTTGTGACCTTGTTCCTCGAAAAGATGTAATTCTGTCTATAGATGCTCAGCAATTGGGATTAGGAAACAGCAGTTGCGGTCCGGCTGTATTGAAACGTTATGCCATAGAAAAGAAAGAGCATACATTGTATTTTTATATATCTCCGGCGGACAAACCTTTGTCAGCAGGAACATTGAGTAGAAAACTTTGATACATTTCATCTGCTACTATTAGCTTTCATCTGCTACTAGTCAATTTGCTTTCTTTGTAGTCCTATTATTTGAAAAGCAGTAATCATTCTACTCAATCTCTCTACTGTGCTTTTTAATCTCCCGCCAGGTATTATTCAATCCTTGTACAAAAGAATGCATTGTTTTGTACAGAAGATTGTTTTCTTTTGTACAGAACAATTAATTCTTTTGTACAGGAGAAATATAATGTCTGGTTAAGAGTTTAATTTTTGCTTAGTATAAAATAAATTTCTAATAAGGATGTTGGAAAAAGGAATGAAGGAACCTGTGAAAAGTGATTTATAGGCTGCTTAAGCATATATATCGCATTCTTTGCAAAAGCTGTAATCTAAAATAGAGACAAACCGGGAAGTGAAAAT
This genomic interval from uncultured Bacteroides sp. contains the following:
- a CDS encoding glycoside hydrolase family 2 TIM barrel-domain containing protein; translation: MKKQIVTILLGLSTLLPVAAQTHDWENQHVLQINREPAHASYIPFLKEKNDRMLSLDGTWKFNWVSTPDQRPVNFYEPNFDDSKWVNFPVPANWEMHGYGTPIYVSAGYPFKINPPFVMGEPKATYTTYKERNPVGSYRRSFNLPSGWNGKEVFLHFDGVQSAFYVWVNGKKVGYSQGSMEPSEFNITPYLKEGENKLAIEVYRYCDGSYLEDQDMWRFSGIQRSVYLYSTENIRIRDFAVRTILDADYKNASLQIEPKLAVYNGQRGEGYTIQAQLYDETGKPVLPSVLKQDAVPVLNLDYKADIMNDRNPQRGVRKFAWLQAQVTNPKKWTAETPNLYTLQLTLNNANNEVVEQITTKIGFRSLEIKNGQFLVNGKPIRLRGVNRHEHDPYTGKVMSEERMLQDILLMKKANINAVRTCHYPNNPRWYELCDQYGIYVMDEADIEEHGVRGALASDPEWTAAFLDRASRMAIRDRNHASVIFWSMGNEAGYGFNFAAISAWLKDFDPTRFIHYEGAQGVDKDPETVDVISRFYPRLQQEYLNPNTPEGQDKERPENARWERLLTIAQKTNDNRPIMTSEYAHAMGNALGNFKEYWDEMYSNSRLLGGFIWEWADQGIFKKRSDGKTMVAYGGDFGDAPNLKTFCLKGIVSSDRGITPKYLEVKKVYQPINIEWQDSSALKLKITNRHHHSDLSAYRMLCTITANGKEVERSEVVVPVIEPGESATVQLKTKKALPAKGDIRLKVSFVLKNDCSWAKAGYEVAWEQLCIRNGFADNTSVAATSGNKSDALQTTTNGDLLFVKGKNFSMQWNLKEGSLKSLVYGKQEMLSNPKDMPAQPIFQAFRAPVDNDKSFGNWLAKDWKNNGMDTPKYTVESADWKQNEEGNIVINTVIRSSYIKGSIVSRALFTVKKDGSIDVEYHFLPQGELPELPRLGIAMVFNKDLEQFSWYGYGPQESYSDRKASAQVGLWHSTVTEQLFDYPVPQESGNKEEVQLLTLTNAKGKGITVTALGKPFSASALHYSAQDLYQTAHSCDLVPRKDVILSIDAQQLGLGNSSCGPAVLKRYAIEKKEHTLYFYISPADKPLSAGTLSRKL